A region from the Lolium perenne isolate Kyuss_39 chromosome 4, Kyuss_2.0, whole genome shotgun sequence genome encodes:
- the LOC127295914 gene encoding uncharacterized protein, with amino-acid sequence MTAAAAAAMGEGVAPSQSPYVSEPLPAAPSLQTQTQSPAPGTPILEEASADAAMKKRKMQKVAALALAQSPTFEEEEEQGEEAVLAAATARKKHKEHSSSPSLSAAAAAETPPMEQKTKRGKEEEPSGHSPLPLGPGQAQSQGTKAPHASKPLPAATFLEALAQSPAPGTPMLEEAAASVMGKRNICKEHKVPELSLAQITTLEEPRDGTTAAKMKESKHIKHTLSSPSTSIAAETTIWEVTKNQKHSKDQEQSSYSLLPLDPGQTQPQGSNAPHAPKPLSAAPFRESPAQSPTPGTPMLKEAAAAMMTKRKICKEQKVPDLYLAQNTSLEEQREDAMEAKMKKESKNMEHTLSSCSTSVAAENTIWKQELKVTKKQKQRKQQEPSSKSPLQLDPGHTHCVRSQGGKAPPEQEREAGVRIRSSIKINNGKRPRVLSKRELIKEASKKKPVLPEGFVPFTDFASSCTEQNPDHSSAYSAFFDQFRYNPVREDHKPPLLRTPDRVARLPSRGHSSLESSPLTANETSWAAKFNTSVASKRKHLDSGSDSQEKLNVVVKENPQKKKREKKPREPSGNSLPFDPSQTCCIQLHKVPPEQYQGADAPKVDNIKNGKSKKGHVCAPSKRKLFKEMSKEQVLPEGLLAPSDFVSNCTEQNPIYTSRSAASLYQFCYGPACQDRNPQPPGTTDRISMLPPRGYPSFELCELFANGTSKANNSLVRKLKKKDSGSGSSYGSQEKLYAKEKKNPEKKMGTTKQREPPPLLTPAEKCSDKYRRVSLDQLVPPPRSPHNLLQEEYASDPWKVIVICMLLNLTHGKQVKNIIEGFFECYPDAQSAVNADPEKMVGYLAYLGLQRVKTTRIQKFSKEYVEKEWTYITELCGVGKYAADAYAIFCAGRATEVVPKDHKLVDYWKYVCFELSMMQESQNV; translated from the exons atgacggcggcggcggcggcggcgatgggagAGGGTGTGGCTCCGTCGCAATCTCCCTACGTCTCCGAGCCCCTACCCGCTGCCCCATCCCTCCAAACCCAAACCCAATCCCCCGCTCCCGGAACCCCAATCCTGGAAGAGGCGTCGGCGGATGCGgctatgaagaagaggaagatgcagAAGGTGGCGGCGCTAGCTCTTGCCCAAAGCCCTACcttcgaggaggaggaagagcagGGTGAGGAGGCCGTGCTGGCGGCGGCTACGGCGAGGAAGAAGCACAAGGAGCACAGCTCATCTCCTTCTCTGTCCGCTGCTGCGGCTGCGGAAACCCCACCAATGGAGCAGAAGACGAAGCGGGGTAAGGAGGAGGAGCCATCCGGCCACTCGCCATTGCCACTTGGCCCCGGGCAGGCTCAATCACAAGGAACAAAGGCTCCTCATGCCTCCAAGCCTTTACCGGCTGCCACATTCCTTGAAGCCCTGGCTCAATCCCCCGCTCCAGGAACCCCAATGTTGGAAGAGGCGGCCGCGTCGGTGATGGGGAAGAGGAACATTTGTAAGGAGCACAAGGTGCCGGAGCTCTCTCTTGCCCAAATTACTACCTTGGAGGAGCCGAGGGAtggcaccacggcggcgaagatGAAAGAGTCCAAGCACATAAAGCACACACTGTCATCTCCTTCTACATCCATTGCTGCCGAAACCACAATTTGGGAGGTGACCAAGAATCAGAAGCACAGTAAGGACCAGGAGCAATCCAGCTACTCGTTATTGCCACTTGACCCCGGGCAGACTCAACCACAAGGATCAAATGCTCCCCATGCCCCCAAGCCTCTATCCGCTGCCCCATTCCGTGAATCCCCAGCTCAATCCCCCACTCCGGGAACCCCAATGTTGAAAGAGGCGGCTGCAGcgatgatgacgaagaggaagatttGTAAAGAGCAGAAGGTGCCGGACCTGTATCTTGCCCAAAATACTAGCTTGGAGGAGCAGAGGGAGGATGCCATGGAGGCGAAGATGAAAAAGGAGTCCAAGAACATGGAGCACACGCTGTCATCTTGTTCTACATCCGTTGCTGCCGAAAACACAATTTGGAAGCAGGAGTTGAAGGTGACCAAGAAACAGAAGCAGAGGAAGCAGCAGGAGCCATCTAGCAAGTCACCATTGCAACTTGATCCTGGCCATACTCACTGTGTCCGATCACAAGGAGGCAAAGCTCCACCGGAACAAGAGCGAGAGGCTGGTGTGCGAATCCGTAGTAGTATTAAAATAAACAATGGAAAAAGGCCCCGTGTCCTCAGCAAGCGTGAGCTCATCAAGGAGGCAAGCAAGAAGAAACCGGTGCTGCCTGAAGGCTTTGTGCCATTCACCGATTTTGCTAGCAGTTGCACCGAGCAGAACCCTGATCATTCATCGGCTTACAGTGCATTCTTTGACCAGTTCCGCTATAACCCTGtccgtgaagatcacaaacccccACTTCTTAGAACCCCTGATCGTGTAGCCAGGCTGCCATCTCGGGGTCACTCATCATTGGAGTCGTCTCCACTTACTGCAAATGAGACCTCCTGGGCTGCCAAGTTCAACACCTCTGTAGCATCCAAGAGAAAGCATCTAGATTCGGGCTCAGACTCACAAGAGAAACTAAATGTAGTAGTAAAGGAGAACcctcagaagaagaagagggagaaGAAGCCAAGGGAACCATCAGGCAATTCGCTTCCATTTGACCCCAGCCAGACTTGCTGCATTCAACTACACAAAGTTCCACCAGAACAGTACCAAGGAGCTGATGCCCCAAAGGTTGACAATATTAAAAATGGTAAAAGCAAGAAGGGCCATGTCTGCGCTCCCAGCAAACGCAAGCTTTTCAAGGAGATGAGCAAGGAGCAGGTGCTACCTGAAGGCCTTTTGGCACCTAGTGACTTCGTTTCCAATTGTACTGAGCAGAACCCAATTTATACATCGCGTTCTGCCGCATCCCTTTATCAGTTCTGCTACGGACCTGCCTGTCAAGATCGCAATCCCCAACCTCCTGGAACCACTGATCGTATATCCATGCTGCCACCTCGGGGCTACCCATCATTTGAGTTGTGTGAGCTCTTTGCGAATGGAACCTCCAAGGCTAATAATTCTCTAGTTCGAAAGTTAAAGAAGAAAGATTCAGGTTCAGGCTCCTCCTATGGCTCACAGGAGAAACTctatgcaaaagaaaagaaaaaccctGAGAAGAAGATGGGGACCACGAAGCAAAGAGaaccaccaccgttgcttaccccTGCTGAGAAGTGCTCAGACAAATATAGGCGTGTTTCCCTGGACCAGCTGGTACCACCGCCGCGCTCTCCGCACAATCTTTTGCAGGAGGAGTACGCTTCTGATCCATGGAAGGTTATTGTCATCTGCATGCTCCTCAACTTAACACATGGTAAACAG GTCAAGAATATTATTGAGGGGTTCTTCGAATGCTATCCTGATGCTCAGTCTGCAGTTAACGCTGATCCTGAGAAGATGGTAGGGTATCTTGCATATCTAGGGTTGCAGCGTGTTAAAACAACTAGAATCCAGAAATTCTCCAAGGAGTATGTTGAAAAAGAATGGACCTATATTACTGAGCTCTGTGGTGTTGGCAA GTATGCTGCTGATGCTTATGCAATATTTTGTGCGGGTAGGGCAACGGAGGTGGTGCCTAAAGATCACAAGTTAGTTGATTACTGGAAGTACGTCTGCTTTGAGCTGTCCATGATGCAG
- the LOC127295913 gene encoding calcium-transporting ATPase 4, endoplasmic reticulum-type, which yields MGKGGQDEAGSGEPHPAAPPPPPFPAWARTPTECLAELGVSADRGLSSDEAAARLLKHGPNELERHAPPSILKLVLEQFNDTLVRILLAAAVVSFVLALYDGAEGGESRATAFVEPLVIFLILIVNAVVGVWQESNAEKALEALKEIQSEHATVKRDGRWSHNLPARDLVVGDVVELRVGDKVPADMRVLQLISSTLRVEQGSLTGETSSVNKSSHRIQAEDTDIQGKDCMVFAGTTIVNGSAVCLVTGTGMATEIGKIHSQIQEAAQEEDDTPLKKKLNEFGEALTAIIGVICILVWLINVKYFLTWEYVDGWPTNFKFSFEKCTYYFEIAVALAVAAIPEGLPAVITTCLALGTRKMAQKNALVRKLPSVETLGCTTVICSDKTGTLTTNQMSAVRLVAIGRWPDTLRNFKVDGTTYDPSDGKIHEWPSLSMDENLQMIAKIAALCNDASIAHSEHQYVATGMPTEAALKVLVEKMGLPGGYTPSQDSSDLLRCCQWWNNDAKRVGTLEFDRTRKSMGVIVKKTDSGKNLLLVKGAVENLLERSAYIQLLDGSVVLLDDGAKALILSSLSEMSASALRCLGFAYKEDLAEFATYDGEEHAAHKYLLDPSYYSSIENNLIFCGFVGLRDPPREEVHQAIEDCRAAGIRVMVITGDNKETAEAICREIGVFSPSENISSRSFAGKEFMALPDRKKLLRQTGGLLFSRAEPKHKQEIVRLLKEDGEVVAMTGDGVNDAPALKLADIGIAMGITGTEVAKEASDMVLADDNFSTIVSAVGEGRSIYNNMKAFIRYMISSNIGEVASIFLTSALGIPEGLIPVQLLWVNLVTDGPPATALGFNPPDKDIMKKPPRRSDDSLITPWILFRYMVIGMYVGIATVGIFIIWYTHGSFLGIDLASDGHTLVSYSQLSNWGQCPSWEGFNVSSFTAGSQTFDFDANPCDYFQGGKIKATTLSLSVLVSIEMFNSLNALSEDGSLLSMPPWVNPWLLLAMSVSFGLHFLILYVPFLTQIFGIVPLSFNEWLLVIAVAFPVVLIDEVLKFVGRCLTARARKQLGKRKEE from the exons ATGGGCAAGGGCGGGCAGGACGAGGCCGGATCCGGCGAGCCCCaccccgccgcgccgccgccgccgccgttcccGGCGTGGGCGCGGACCCCGACCGAGTGCCTCGCGGAGCTCGGCGTGTCCGCGGACCGCGGCCTCAGCTCCGACGAGGCCGCCGCGCGGCTCCTCAAGCACGGGCCCAACGAGCTGGAGCGCCACGCGCCGCCCTCCATCCTAAAACTCGTGCTCGAGCAGTTCAACGACACGCTGGTCCGCATCCTGCTCGCCGCCGCCGTGGTCTCCTTCGTGCTGGCGCTCTACGACGGGGCGGAGGGCGGGGAGTCCCGCGCGACGGCCTTCGTGGAGCCGCTCGTCATCTTCCTCATCCTCATCGTCAACGCGGTGGTCGGGGTCTGGCAGGAGAGCAACGCGGAGAAGGCGCTCGAGGCGCTCAAGGAGATCCAGTCGGAGCACGCCACGGTCAAGCGCGACGGGCGCTGGTCGCACAACCTCCCGGCGCGCGACCTCGTGGTGGGGGACGTGGTCGAGCTCCGCGTGGGGGACAAGGTGCCCGCGGACATGCGCGTGCTGCAGCTCATCAGCTCCACCCTGCGGGTCGAGCAGGGGTCGCTCACGGGCGAGACCTCGTCGGTGAACAAGTCCAGCCACCGGATCCAGGCCGAGGACACGGACATCCAGGGCAAGGACTGCATGGTCTTCGCCGGCACCACCATCGTCAACGGCAGCGCCGTCTGCCTCGTCACCGGCACCGGCATGGCCACCGAGATCGGCAAGATCCACTCGCAGATCCAGGAGGCCGcgcaggaggaggacgacacgccGCTCAAGAAGAAGCTCAACGAGTTCGGCGAGGCGCTCACCGCCATCATCGGGGTCATCTGCATCCTCGTCTGGCTCATCAACGTCAAGTACTTCCTCACCTGGGAGTACGTCGACGGATGGCCCACCAACTTCAAGTTCTCCTTCGAGAAGTGCACCTACTACTTTGAGATCGCCGTCGCGCTCGCTGTTGCCGCCATCCCCGAGGGCCTGCCTGCGGTCATCACCACCTGCTTGGCGCTGGGCACGAGGAAGATGGCTCAGAAGAACGCGCTTGTCAGGAAGCTACCCAGCGTCGAGACCTTAGGCTGCACGACGGTCATTTGCTCTGATAAGACTGGAACTCTCACCACCAACCAGATGTCAGCGGTCAGGCTCGTGGCCATTGGGAGGTGGCCTGATACTCTCAGGAACTTCAAGGTTGATGGAACCACCTATGACCCCAGTGATGGCAAGATACATGAATGGCCAAGCTTGAGCATGGACGAGAATCTCCAGATGATCGCAAAGATAGCTGCACTCTGCAATGACGCAAGTATTGCACACTCTGAGCATCAGTACGTGGCTACTGGGATGCCCACTGAGGCTGCCCTCAAG GTTTTGGTCGAGAAAATGGGGCTTCCTGGTGGATATACGCCATCTCAGGATTCATCTGATTTGCTAA GGTGCTGCCAATGGTGGAACAATGATGCTAAAAGAGTAGGGACTCTGGAATTTGATCGTACTAGAAAATCAATGGGAGTTATTGTGAAGAAAACTGACTCTGGAAAGAATTTGCTGCTTGTGAAG GGTGCTGTGGAAAATTTGCTAGAGAGAAGTGCCTATATCCAGTTGCTTGATGGATCTGTCGTGCTTTTGGATGACGGTGCCAAGGCACTTATATTGTCATCACTTAGTGAAATGTCTGCCAGTGCATTGCGCTGTTTGGGCTTTGCATATAAGGAGGATTTGGCGGAATTTGCAACATATGATGGGGAAGAGCATGCTGCTCATAAGTATCTGCTTGATCCTTCATACTACTCGTCCATAGAGAATAATCTGATATTCTGTGGTTTTGTTGGTCTAAGG GATCCTCCACGAGAAGAAGTCCACCAAGCAATTGAAGATTGCAGAGCTGCTGGAATACGTGTTATGGTGATAACAGGTGATAACAAAGAAACAGCAGAGGCAATATGCCGTGAGATTGGGGTTTTTAGTCCCAGTGAAAACATTAGCTCAAGGAGCTTCGCAGGGAAGGAATTCATGGCTCTTCCTGATAGGAAGAAGCTGTTGAGGCAAACAGGTGGCCTTCTCTTCTCCAGGGCAGAGCCAAAACATAAGCAGGAAATTGTTAGGTTGCTCaaagaagatggtgaagttgttgCAATGACTGGTGATGGTGTGAATGATGCACCGGCTCTGAAATTAGCTGATATTGGAATTGCGATGGGCATCACAGGGACTGAG GTTGCAAAAGAAGCTTCAGATATGGTGCTTGCAGATGATAACTTCAGTACAATAGTCTCAGCTGTTGGTGAAGGAAGGTCTATTTACAACAACATGAAGGCTTTTATAAG ATATATGATATCTTCGAACATTGGAGAAGTTGCCTCCATATTCCTAACATCAGCTCTAGGTATACCAGAAGGCCTCATTCCTGTACAACTTCTGTGGGTCAATCTTGTTACGGATGGCCCTCCTGCTACTGCTTTGGGATTTAATCCACCAGATAAAGATATTATGAAGAAACCTCCTCGAAGGAGCGATGATTCTTTGATCACTCCTTGGATCCTGTTCCGTTACATG GTGATTGGGATGTATGTTGGGATTGCAACAGTGGGAATCTTCATCATCTGGTACACTCATGGCTCTTTCCTGGGAATTGATCTGGCTAGTGATGGTCACACTCTTGTGTCGTACTCTCAGCTCTCAAATTGGGGTCAATGCCCCTCATGGGAGGGTTTCAATGTGTCATCATTCACAGCTGGGTCACAGACATTTGACTTCGACGCAAACCCATGCGATTACTTCCAGGGTGGCAAAATAAAAGCTACAACCCTCTCCCTGTCTGTCTTGGTGTCCATTGAGATGTTCAACTCGCTGAATGCCCTGTCTGAGGATGGTAGCCTTCTGAGTATGCCTCCATGGGTTAACCCTTGGCTTCTTCTGGCAATGTCTGTGTCGTTTGGGCTTCATTTCCTGATCCTTTACGTGCCTTTCCTTACCCAAATCTTCGGTATCGTGCCCCTCAGTTTCAACGAATGGCTTTTGGTGATAGCAGTTGCATTCCCAGTGGTGCTAATCGATGAGGTTCTCAAGTTTGTGGGGCGGTGCTTGACAGCTCGTGCCAGGAAACAATTAGGAAAGCGGAAGGAAGAGTAG
- the LOC139830196 gene encoding uncharacterized protein, with the protein MVKPASMNTPTNIKNSYRLFPYFRDCIGAIDGTHVTTKVPRSMSAAFRRRKHYTIQNVLAAVDFDMRFTYVLAGICMPTWNSTSLQENKVPHQRVLYEAPTSECERVVQPQTLSLIVTIERAFAALKNRFKVIDQKPFHTFDTQVNLVLACCILHNWILGWGKDEFFEEVITFDEVETGHGVEAGDNDTWKVKRQEWADAMWEARGNTTI; encoded by the exons ATGGTCAAGCCAGCATCAATGAACACACCAACCAATATCAAGAACAGCTACAGGTTGTTCCCCTATTTCAGG GATTGCATTGGGGCTATTGATGGTACTCACGTCACTACAAAGGTACCGAGATCAATGTCTGCAGCATTCCGCAGGAGGAAGCACTACACCATCCAGAACGTGCTAGCAGCTGTGGATTTCGATATGAGGTTCACCTACGTGCTTGCTGG GATATGCATGCCGACCTGGAATTCTACCTCccttcaggaaaacaaggtaccACATCAACGAGTTCTCTACGAAGCACCGACCTCTGAATGCGAGAGAGTTGTTCAACCTCAGACACTCAGCCTTATAGTCACCATTGAGAGGGCCTTTGCTGCATTGAAGAACAGGTTCAAGGTCATTGACCAGAAACCGTTCCACACGTTTGACACTCAAGTAAATCTGGTCCTTGCTTGCTGCATTCTTCACAACTGGATCCTAGGTTGGGGCAAGGATGAGTTCTTCGAAGAGGTTATCACTTTTGATGAAGTAGAGACCGGCCATGGCGTGGAAGCAGGCGACAATGATACCTGGAAGGTGAAGAGGCAAGAGTGGGCAGACGCAATGTGGGAAGCCAGAGGCAACACCACCATctga